In Rouxiella sp. WC2420, the following proteins share a genomic window:
- a CDS encoding phosphopantetheine-binding protein, whose protein sequence is MDETMQVIHRYIMSRDDDLKEEVGLDDDLFASGILDSMGLLGLVSHLEDVYQTNIDLSEIDIDKISTIRKISLELVPTTSAE, encoded by the coding sequence ATGGATGAGACAATGCAGGTTATTCACCGCTATATTATGTCGCGTGATGATGATCTCAAAGAGGAAGTTGGACTGGATGACGATCTTTTTGCAAGTGGCATTCTGGATTCTATGGGTTTACTTGGGCTAGTATCGCACTTAGAAGATGTTTACCAGACTAATATCGATCTCAGTGAAATTGATATTGATAAAATATCAACTATCCGAAAGATTTCTCTGGAATTGGTACCAACTACTTCAGCGGAGTAG
- a CDS encoding AMP-binding protein: MYKFFELTTTQQNFITAERINQNPALNQLTVAITSDIPFDPMRLKNAINTVIRQNGRELRMQIHHEGEKFYPTRDICLQQGALFVDQQDLDQAIARWLIGRSIAVMDEELIRFTLLELSTGGNLLIIESSHIIWDGISVAIFLQRTLDCYHARCEVSLYHDDYNMFVQQLASNRDTDGYRRSLNYWQKLVSDTPTVALLPLNKKHSSRKLKTTGYRYLPMSEPLSASLLTNNHPLSRFLSAFCRYYRQSTQQENLLVGIPYAGRSHERDRHQIGLYENTLPLLLTAAMAESGGDKLIRKQLLTNSFHQLVSLNDIVRHLELKSSSSTHPLFQILVNYVDLTTQDNTITRLFISNGASLFTLSFHLLKITEQRFALQIEFDRAVYSDVDIDFLSSTLFRVIAGDMALSDVAVDPEPRISLLSEPHLPITGNKSVLNCLQQITARRPDVICLRSPHGTSLTFAQLELRSKELARYFLENFAFASDEARIVACDLTRTVDSIAVLIALLRCGMAFMPMDHKFPAARKQQILDASHCRFLVTDRTLEWVGEDVLQKLVMINVSLPLPLSLYKLACKQPVSSQQLAYCLYTSGSTGTPKGVMLSHGNLTAFIAWSLTAGEEIFRRVPFVTSFSFDLSIYEIFATLCSGGCLTVLDNAIQLQYHDDYTLLNTVPSVLEYLLEHRALPHALLRVNVAGEALSPNVVKKYFFFATKMPEFYNLYGPTEFTTYATEYHITGPEESIPIGVPIAGNQVAVINDAMEPLLRGQIGQIVLAGVNLASGYMHAPELTTERFVFLTALNAIAYLTGDSGYIDGAGRLHYIGRQDNQVKIRGHRVELSEIELAAENLEGIGRAVACPVEHSGHKEIILCIVTERGFSTKQQVLAALREVLPGYMIPNWIYILEAFPLNHNGKIDRKVLAKQSGQWLDALLRHHNQPAGPETPIPVKLEQQLLAICCSVLHDPFLHRDSDLIASGANSLDILRLLERIESTFSLRLNYEDIFTAPVIADLTLSIFHRLRNEDAVPPVKRGQTLYFLPGAGTLGAVYQSWFKKLTPDFAVKILNYNHDLPSATSFEALADKTWQRLKAECQVGETIHLVGHSFGGCLAYELALRSERQAQICYVTIIDSFLDFMPDNYRWENFTGAGDTRLASLHVLLDKAMVLHKQFRIIANDVPRNINLLYARGGVGGYFSKDLLLQNIRRLGAGRNITLVDGGHFSLFSDVAEQSINNLKNFHRIGD, translated from the coding sequence ATGTATAAATTTTTTGAGTTAACCACAACGCAACAAAATTTTATCACTGCGGAACGAATTAACCAGAACCCTGCACTCAACCAACTGACTGTTGCAATCACATCAGATATTCCATTCGATCCTATGCGGTTGAAAAATGCGATCAATACTGTTATTAGACAGAATGGTCGTGAGTTGCGTATGCAGATCCACCATGAGGGGGAAAAATTTTACCCTACACGTGACATCTGTTTACAGCAGGGCGCTTTGTTCGTTGATCAACAAGATTTAGATCAGGCGATTGCCCGTTGGTTAATCGGAAGGTCGATAGCAGTTATGGACGAAGAGTTGATTCGCTTCACCCTACTGGAGCTATCAACTGGAGGTAACCTGCTGATAATTGAATCCAGCCATATTATATGGGATGGCATTTCAGTTGCTATTTTCCTTCAACGTACGCTGGACTGCTACCATGCCCGCTGCGAAGTATCACTGTACCATGATGACTACAATATGTTCGTGCAACAACTAGCCAGTAACAGGGACACTGATGGCTACCGCCGAAGCCTTAACTACTGGCAAAAGCTAGTCAGTGATACTCCAACAGTTGCACTTTTACCGCTTAATAAAAAACATAGCAGCAGAAAACTGAAAACTACAGGATATCGCTATCTACCAATGAGCGAGCCACTTAGTGCCTCCTTGCTGACAAATAATCATCCTCTATCTCGCTTTCTATCCGCGTTCTGTCGGTATTATCGCCAGTCGACACAGCAGGAAAATTTGCTGGTCGGTATTCCTTATGCAGGACGTAGCCATGAGCGCGATCGCCATCAAATCGGGCTGTATGAGAATACTTTACCTCTGCTGCTGACAGCAGCTATGGCGGAGAGCGGGGGGGATAAGCTAATCAGAAAACAACTGCTGACCAATAGTTTTCATCAGTTGGTGTCGCTGAACGATATAGTCAGACATCTGGAACTTAAAAGTTCTTCCTCTACACATCCCTTGTTTCAGATACTGGTTAACTATGTTGATCTCACAACTCAAGATAACACCATCACCCGATTATTTATTTCGAATGGCGCTTCATTGTTCACTCTTTCTTTTCATCTTTTAAAGATTACAGAGCAGCGATTCGCGTTGCAGATTGAGTTCGATCGCGCAGTTTATTCTGATGTTGATATTGACTTTCTATCTAGCACTTTGTTCAGAGTGATCGCAGGTGACATGGCTTTATCGGATGTAGCAGTTGATCCTGAGCCCAGAATCAGTCTGCTCAGTGAACCGCATCTGCCAATTACGGGCAATAAGTCAGTGCTGAACTGTTTGCAGCAGATAACCGCACGGCGGCCAGATGTTATTTGCCTGCGCAGCCCGCATGGGACCTCACTCACTTTTGCGCAGCTTGAACTACGTAGTAAAGAACTTGCACGATATTTTCTAGAAAATTTCGCTTTTGCCTCCGATGAGGCGCGAATTGTCGCATGCGATTTGACCAGAACTGTCGATAGCATTGCTGTGCTGATTGCGCTGTTGCGTTGTGGCATGGCGTTTATGCCTATGGATCATAAGTTTCCTGCAGCGCGCAAACAGCAAATTCTCGATGCCAGCCACTGCCGTTTTCTGGTGACGGATAGAACTTTAGAGTGGGTGGGTGAGGATGTATTACAGAAACTGGTTATGATTAATGTTTCATTACCTTTACCGCTCAGCCTCTATAAGCTGGCTTGCAAACAACCCGTCAGCAGTCAGCAGTTGGCATATTGCCTTTATACCTCCGGTTCAACAGGGACACCTAAGGGGGTGATGCTTAGCCACGGTAATCTCACAGCCTTTATTGCATGGTCGCTGACCGCAGGTGAAGAGATCTTCCGCCGTGTACCCTTTGTCACTTCTTTTTCATTCGATCTAAGTATCTATGAAATATTTGCCACGCTTTGCAGCGGCGGATGTTTAACGGTGCTGGATAATGCTATTCAGTTGCAATATCACGATGACTATACCTTGTTGAATACGGTTCCCTCGGTGCTTGAATACTTGCTTGAACACCGGGCATTACCACATGCACTGCTGCGTGTTAATGTTGCAGGGGAAGCGCTGTCACCAAACGTGGTTAAAAAGTACTTCTTTTTCGCGACAAAGATGCCAGAGTTTTACAACCTTTATGGTCCTACGGAATTTACTACCTATGCTACGGAATACCATATTACCGGTCCGGAAGAGTCGATACCAATAGGTGTACCGATTGCTGGTAATCAGGTTGCGGTAATCAATGATGCAATGGAGCCGCTGCTGCGAGGGCAAATAGGGCAAATTGTGTTGGCTGGGGTTAACCTGGCAAGCGGCTATATGCATGCACCAGAGCTTACCACGGAGCGTTTTGTTTTCCTCACTGCGTTAAACGCTATTGCTTATCTTACAGGGGATAGTGGTTATATTGATGGTGCAGGTCGATTGCACTATATCGGGCGGCAAGACAACCAAGTGAAGATTCGTGGCCACCGGGTGGAACTAAGTGAGATTGAACTGGCGGCGGAAAACCTGGAGGGTATTGGTCGTGCAGTCGCATGCCCTGTGGAACATTCAGGCCATAAAGAGATTATCTTGTGTATAGTTACTGAAAGAGGGTTCAGCACGAAACAGCAAGTATTAGCGGCGTTACGTGAGGTTCTGCCCGGCTATATGATTCCCAACTGGATATATATCCTGGAAGCTTTCCCTTTAAATCACAATGGCAAAATTGACCGCAAAGTACTTGCCAAGCAGTCAGGTCAATGGCTAGACGCGTTATTAAGGCATCATAACCAGCCTGCCGGGCCGGAAACCCCTATTCCAGTAAAGTTGGAACAGCAGTTGCTGGCAATCTGCTGCTCAGTGCTACACGATCCTTTCCTGCACAGAGATAGCGATCTTATTGCATCCGGCGCCAACTCGTTAGACATACTTCGACTGCTTGAGCGTATTGAGTCAACATTTTCCCTTCGCTTAAATTACGAAGATATTTTTACGGCGCCAGTGATCGCCGATCTGACGCTGAGCATCTTTCATCGCCTGAGGAATGAGGATGCAGTCCCTCCCGTCAAACGGGGACAGACACTATATTTTTTGCCTGGAGCTGGTACGTTAGGGGCGGTATATCAATCGTGGTTTAAGAAGCTGACGCCTGATTTCGCAGTAAAAATACTAAATTACAATCATGATTTGCCTAGCGCCACCAGTTTTGAGGCACTGGCAGATAAAACTTGGCAGCGTTTGAAAGCGGAGTGTCAAGTAGGGGAGACCATACATCTGGTTGGTCATTCCTTTGGCGGCTGCCTCGCATATGAATTAGCTCTGCGCTCTGAGCGGCAAGCTCAAATCTGCTATGTCACCATTATCGACAGCTTTCTCGACTTTATGCCAGATAATTACCGCTGGGAGAACTTTACCGGAGCTGGGGATACCCGATTAGCGTCGCTTCATGTCCTGCTTGATAAGGCGATGGTGCTTCATAAGCAGTTCCGTATCATTGCAAATGACGTACCACGTAATATCAATTTACTTTACGCGCGGGGCGGTGTTGGTGGATATTTTAGTAAAGACCTACTTTTACAAAACATACGACGACTGGGGGCCGGAAGAAATATTACACTGGTAGATGGCGGACATTTTTCACTATTCAGCGATGTAGCTGAGCAGTCCATTAATAATTTAAAAAACTTCCACCGCATAGGCGATTGA
- a CDS encoding tyrosine-type recombinase/integrase: protein MSLNDTKIRSLKPSAKPFKISDSHGLYLLINPGGSRLWYLKYRINRKESRLGLGAYPDVSLADARQQRDGIRKLLAQNINPAQQRSAERTTSTPEKTFKHVALEWHNSNRTWSENHASRLLASMNNHIFPVIGHLPVAELKPRHFIDLLKSIEKKGLLEVAARTRQHMCNIMRHAVHQELIEHNPAANLEGIIAPPVKRHYPALQLERLPELLARIEDYKQGRELTRLAVSLTLHLFIRSSELRFARWFEIDFKNRIWTIPATRESIPGVRYSGRGAKMRTPHIVPLSCQSIAILKQIREISGHQVLVFPGDHNPYKPMCENTVNKALRLMGYDTKDEICGHGFRAMACSALMESGLWAQDAVERQMSHQERNSVRAAYIHKAEYLDARKAMMQWWSDYLDMCRKAYAPPYICGKELSCTMG, encoded by the coding sequence ATGTCTCTTAACGACACAAAAATCCGCAGCTTAAAACCATCCGCTAAACCCTTCAAAATTTCCGATTCCCATGGTCTGTACCTGTTGATCAATCCAGGCGGTTCACGTCTCTGGTATCTCAAATATCGTATCAATAGAAAAGAATCTCGCCTTGGCTTAGGCGCCTACCCTGACGTGTCTTTGGCTGATGCTCGTCAACAGCGTGATGGTATCCGTAAACTCCTCGCGCAAAATATCAATCCAGCACAACAGCGCTCTGCTGAAAGAACCACTTCCACACCAGAAAAAACCTTCAAACATGTGGCACTGGAGTGGCATAACAGCAACCGAACATGGTCTGAGAACCACGCATCCCGCCTGCTTGCCAGCATGAACAATCATATATTCCCTGTGATTGGACACTTGCCGGTAGCTGAACTGAAACCTCGTCACTTTATCGACCTGCTGAAAAGCATTGAGAAAAAAGGTCTGCTGGAAGTCGCAGCACGTACCCGGCAGCATATGTGCAACATAATGCGTCATGCTGTGCATCAGGAGTTGATAGAGCACAATCCCGCGGCAAATCTGGAGGGTATCATCGCCCCGCCAGTTAAACGTCATTACCCCGCCCTTCAGTTGGAGCGACTACCGGAACTGTTGGCTCGCATTGAGGACTACAAGCAAGGACGAGAGTTAACCCGCCTGGCTGTCTCACTCACCCTTCACCTATTCATCCGTTCCAGCGAACTGCGTTTCGCCCGTTGGTTTGAGATCGATTTCAAAAATAGAATCTGGACCATTCCTGCCACTCGCGAGTCCATCCCCGGCGTCCGCTACTCTGGCCGTGGTGCAAAAATGCGTACTCCACATATCGTTCCACTCTCCTGTCAGTCTATTGCTATTCTGAAACAGATACGGGAAATATCCGGGCATCAGGTGTTGGTATTCCCCGGCGATCACAATCCGTATAAACCGATGTGCGAAAACACGGTCAATAAGGCGCTACGCCTGATGGGCTATGACACAAAAGATGAAATCTGCGGCCACGGATTTCGGGCAATGGCATGTAGTGCCCTGATGGAGTCTGGCCTATGGGCGCAGGATGCGGTTGAACGGCAGATGAGTCACCAGGAGCGTAACAGCGTTCGAGCGGCTTACATCCATAAAGCAGAATATCTCGATGCCCGTAAAGCGATGATGCAATGGTGGTCGGATTATCTGGATATGTGCCGGAAAGCGTATGCCCCACCTTATATTTGTGGGAAGGAACTCAGTTGCACAATGGGATAA
- a CDS encoding amidohydrolase family protein produces the protein MKIIDGHCHLASTRYIPQQFFEDVAANITCKMIAYGEKVSYSKILQMLLMQHNDHYGDRLIVEMDAASISRTVLLIPDFSSAMAMPLPQREIYEAHFQVTQKYPGRFYVFPGVNPLRGQVALDEFVESIENFGFHGLKLYPPCGYSPSNKCLYPFYDFCQEKSLPVLLHTGPTVQSLNLTLMPPSLICAAARDFPGVNFILAHGAVAYVEEAVELARNWPNLYIDTGGISGAIFPGKWQKQLLSVLLADIENKVIFGSDWPVTRMSGGLKNLVTGITSNPAITQQITPTALQVFFGENITRLIEGG, from the coding sequence ATGAAAATAATTGACGGACATTGTCATTTGGCCTCCACGCGCTATATTCCGCAGCAATTTTTTGAAGATGTTGCAGCCAATATAACTTGTAAAATGATAGCGTATGGAGAAAAAGTATCTTATAGCAAGATTCTGCAAATGCTACTGATGCAGCATAACGATCATTATGGTGATAGGTTAATTGTTGAGATGGATGCTGCATCCATCAGTCGCACGGTACTACTTATCCCTGATTTCTCCTCGGCCATGGCTATGCCGCTTCCGCAGCGGGAGATCTATGAAGCACATTTTCAGGTCACACAAAAATACCCGGGGCGTTTTTATGTCTTCCCTGGAGTTAACCCATTGCGGGGGCAAGTCGCGCTCGACGAGTTTGTCGAATCCATTGAAAATTTTGGTTTTCATGGACTCAAACTTTATCCTCCATGCGGCTATTCACCTTCTAATAAATGTCTCTATCCGTTCTATGACTTCTGTCAGGAAAAATCTTTACCGGTGCTGCTTCATACCGGTCCTACGGTGCAGTCTCTCAATCTCACGCTTATGCCACCTTCGTTAATTTGTGCGGCGGCCAGGGACTTTCCTGGTGTTAATTTTATTCTGGCGCATGGAGCTGTTGCCTATGTTGAAGAGGCTGTTGAACTAGCGCGAAACTGGCCAAATCTTTACATCGATACTGGCGGGATAAGTGGGGCAATTTTCCCAGGTAAATGGCAGAAACAGCTGTTATCTGTTTTACTCGCAGATATTGAAAACAAAGTGATTTTTGGGTCAGACTGGCCCGTCACGAGGATGTCCGGCGGCCTTAAAAATCTAGTCACTGGAATCACCTCCAACCCCGCGATAACACAACAGATTACGCCTACCGCGCTACAGGTATTTTTCGGTGAGAATATTACCCGACTGATTGAGGGAGGTTGA
- a CDS encoding AMP-binding protein, whose amino-acid sequence MKHFYETLSDPDIAWQGEISFFEGGRLITRTGSDFQSEVILLSTWLDSLSLAEGTLIGIFSENTVSWLLWDLATMRCGLRLKAFNKKPQFSMLEDFLTEHSLALLIANDPLLIATGALDITVAENPVKIGDEVIIKRGECPFFNQDCLSLVYSSGTTGHDKGLIISKKGADFVIKRFIQDYQLSERDRHLIFLPLANFQQRLSVYGCLLSNASLCLCDYKSVFPAMQAFRPTFLIAPPVFYRTVVQVFKMRENKDVTLNALMGGNIRFCITGMAPIDRATVNHYEQGGVRLLEAYGTTETGMITWSTLDSYKPGSTGKPLDRAHLLINADGELSINRPWPLSQGYFDLPDGESTEIFLANGNIVTGDIVTEDEDGFFYIVGRTKEVIILDNGKKIHPSEIEDTFEINGIDCELVVFFYADKRAPAMLVSRNNMSESDFLQCQKKIEGVNLSLPQDYKVKYIYYCNEPIKSNPDFMTANMKMSRKKIEDFILHNIR is encoded by the coding sequence ATGAAACATTTTTACGAAACGTTGTCTGACCCCGACATTGCCTGGCAGGGGGAAATTAGTTTCTTTGAGGGCGGACGCCTTATCACCCGTACCGGTAGCGACTTTCAATCTGAAGTCATTCTTTTATCCACATGGCTGGATTCATTATCGTTGGCGGAGGGAACGCTGATAGGGATATTTTCAGAAAATACTGTCAGTTGGCTCTTATGGGATTTGGCCACGATGCGCTGTGGGCTTAGATTGAAAGCATTTAATAAAAAACCTCAATTCAGTATGTTAGAGGATTTTCTTACTGAACATTCGCTGGCATTACTGATCGCAAATGATCCATTGCTAATTGCCACGGGTGCACTGGATATTACCGTGGCAGAAAATCCTGTAAAAATTGGTGATGAAGTAATCATCAAACGTGGAGAGTGTCCCTTCTTTAATCAGGACTGTCTGTCATTGGTATACTCCTCTGGGACTACTGGCCATGATAAAGGGCTGATTATAAGTAAAAAGGGGGCTGATTTCGTCATTAAACGTTTTATTCAGGATTACCAGCTCAGTGAGCGAGACCGTCATCTGATATTTTTGCCTTTGGCCAATTTTCAGCAACGTTTGTCAGTATATGGTTGCCTGCTTAGCAACGCCAGCCTGTGCCTGTGTGATTACAAGAGTGTTTTCCCTGCGATGCAGGCCTTCAGACCAACCTTTCTGATTGCTCCACCAGTGTTTTACCGTACAGTGGTACAGGTCTTTAAGATGCGTGAGAATAAAGACGTAACGCTAAATGCATTGATGGGAGGCAATATCAGGTTTTGTATTACCGGTATGGCACCGATCGATAGGGCAACAGTTAACCACTATGAGCAAGGCGGTGTTAGGCTGTTAGAAGCTTATGGTACCACTGAGACCGGAATGATCACTTGGAGTACCCTTGATAGTTACAAGCCGGGCAGTACTGGCAAGCCGCTGGACAGGGCACATTTACTAATTAATGCGGACGGTGAATTGTCGATAAATCGCCCATGGCCACTTTCCCAAGGCTATTTCGATCTTCCAGATGGAGAATCCACTGAAATTTTTCTGGCGAATGGCAACATTGTTACTGGTGATATTGTGACTGAGGATGAAGACGGTTTTTTTTACATCGTCGGACGTACAAAAGAAGTCATTATACTCGATAACGGGAAAAAAATTCACCCAAGCGAAATTGAAGACACTTTTGAGATAAATGGAATAGACTGCGAATTAGTTGTGTTTTTTTATGCGGATAAACGGGCACCAGCAATGTTGGTATCGCGTAATAATATGAGCGAGTCTGATTTTTTACAATGCCAGAAAAAGATTGAAGGTGTGAATCTCTCGTTACCACAGGATTATAAAGTAAAATATATCTACTACTGTAATGAGCCAATTAAAAGCAATCCGGATTTTATGACTGCAAATATGAAGATGAGTAGAAAAAAAATAGAAGATTTTATTTTACATAATATCAGATAA
- a CDS encoding 4'-phosphopantetheinyl transferase, whose amino-acid sequence MSKNTKSFLNPIEHEFTLRHPGVRCFSISYIKENYHDDLFIEYNIDIPQTLNNAVTKRRAEFVAGRYCASNVLMLLGCEETKVAVSPERAPVWPAGVLGSISHTDNFAIAVAGFSSKLTYIGIDIEIRQPKIFVDMANEFTSTGEQGYFSSLPLDYDVALLIAFSAKESLFKALWPTIKYFFDFSYAEIIDINEKLGKFSLRLTKSLTRNITAGTVFDGRYYYYQQSNHKNSIITFIAR is encoded by the coding sequence ATGTCAAAAAACACTAAAAGCTTCCTAAATCCCATCGAGCATGAATTTACTCTTCGCCATCCAGGCGTGAGATGTTTTAGTATCTCTTATATAAAAGAAAATTATCATGATGACTTATTCATCGAGTATAATATCGACATTCCACAAACACTAAACAACGCAGTGACAAAAAGGCGTGCTGAATTTGTTGCCGGTCGATACTGCGCCAGTAACGTATTAATGCTCTTGGGATGTGAGGAGACCAAGGTTGCTGTCTCTCCTGAGAGGGCACCTGTATGGCCTGCCGGAGTGTTGGGATCTATTTCTCATACTGATAACTTTGCTATCGCGGTGGCTGGTTTTTCGAGTAAATTGACCTATATCGGCATTGATATTGAGATAAGACAGCCAAAGATTTTTGTCGATATGGCTAATGAATTTACTTCAACCGGTGAGCAAGGTTATTTTTCATCATTACCCTTAGATTATGATGTTGCTTTGTTGATCGCGTTTTCGGCGAAAGAGAGTTTATTTAAAGCGTTATGGCCGACGATAAAATATTTTTTCGATTTTTCCTATGCAGAGATAATAGACATAAACGAAAAACTCGGTAAATTCTCTTTACGTCTAACGAAATCCCTCACCAGAAATATTACAGCCGGAACGGTTTTCGACGGCCGCTACTATTATTATCAACAAAGTAATCACAAAAATTCCATCATCACATTTATTGCCAGGTGA
- a CDS encoding amidohydrolase family protein, with the protein MPYTVIDTHINVASDKLVPEKFLYDQAVNLQNKMQALGDRIEINKLLDKLKSYYQDHNGDHLVSEMGHSGIHQGILIAPDFSYLYPSVLTPEESIELHEKICARYPGRFHVFAGIDPRYGSDGITLFHNKVKSGSVHGLKVYPLCGFSPSDKRLFPYYEICEAYGLPVLSHSGPGWQDLNYSFGNPVLIDEAARRFRGVNFILGHGAIYNFHESSYLAVYRENVYLDCSGFANLGSNSLWISHLKNTFKCGFNHKILFGTSWPAYKMTLSNKRIMDIMFSEDGPLTELKEKEVGMIMGKNLLRILSVSDKGEQNG; encoded by the coding sequence ATGCCATATACGGTGATAGATACGCATATTAATGTTGCCTCCGATAAACTTGTACCTGAAAAATTTCTTTATGATCAAGCAGTGAATCTACAAAATAAAATGCAAGCACTAGGCGACAGGATTGAAATTAACAAACTCTTAGATAAGCTAAAATCTTATTATCAGGATCATAATGGTGACCACCTAGTCAGTGAGATGGGTCATAGTGGTATTCATCAGGGGATACTAATCGCTCCAGATTTTTCATATCTTTACCCCTCGGTACTGACGCCGGAAGAGTCAATTGAGCTGCATGAAAAAATTTGTGCTCGTTATCCCGGGCGCTTCCATGTATTTGCTGGAATTGATCCACGTTATGGCAGTGATGGTATTACACTTTTTCATAATAAGGTAAAATCAGGAAGTGTACATGGCCTGAAAGTCTACCCTCTTTGTGGTTTTTCTCCATCAGATAAGAGGCTGTTTCCCTATTATGAAATCTGTGAAGCTTATGGGCTTCCTGTTCTTAGTCATTCTGGGCCAGGTTGGCAAGATCTCAATTACAGCTTCGGTAACCCGGTATTAATTGATGAAGCTGCACGGCGTTTTCGAGGAGTCAATTTCATCCTTGGCCACGGTGCAATCTATAATTTCCATGAAAGTTCTTATTTGGCAGTTTACCGAGAAAATGTTTATCTAGATTGTAGCGGCTTTGCTAATCTGGGTAGCAACTCGTTGTGGATATCACACCTGAAGAACACATTCAAATGTGGATTTAATCATAAAATACTCTTTGGAACCAGTTGGCCAGCGTATAAGATGACTCTTTCTAATAAAAGAATCATGGATATTATGTTTTCTGAGGATGGTCCATTAACTGAGTTGAAAGAAAAAGAAGTTGGGATGATTATGGGTAAGAACTTATTACGTATTCTATCAGTAAGTGATAAGGGGGAACAAAATGGATGA
- a CDS encoding DsbA family protein, with product MTANTPLHADPLVWGHGKNVFEVFLEPTCPFSVRAFNKLDALLEEVGEDNITLKIHLQSQPWHMYSGVIVRYILAASTLPDGKKAARAVLQAVADHREEFEFKDHCSGPNMDATPNDIINRLEQYSGVDAREAFARPDLQNVIKWHCKYSRQNGIHVSPTFMINGLVQADIGSGDEISSWAKRILG from the coding sequence ATGACTGCCAACACCCCGCTGCACGCCGACCCGCTGGTTTGGGGCCACGGAAAAAACGTCTTCGAAGTCTTTCTCGAGCCTACCTGCCCGTTCTCGGTGCGCGCTTTTAACAAACTTGATGCGCTGTTGGAGGAGGTAGGTGAAGACAACATCACGCTGAAAATTCACCTGCAATCACAGCCGTGGCACATGTATTCCGGCGTGATTGTACGTTATATCCTCGCTGCATCTACTCTGCCTGACGGGAAAAAAGCCGCCAGAGCGGTATTGCAGGCAGTGGCCGATCACCGCGAAGAGTTTGAGTTTAAAGACCATTGCTCCGGGCCCAACATGGACGCGACACCAAACGACATTATTAATCGTCTGGAACAGTACAGCGGCGTTGACGCGCGCGAAGCATTTGCTCGTCCCGACTTGCAAAATGTCATCAAGTGGCACTGCAAATACTCGCGCCAAAATGGCATCCATGTTTCACCGACTTTTATGATTAATGGATTGGTACAGGCTGATATCGGCAGCGGCGATGAAATTTCTTCCTGGGCAAAACGCATTCTGGGATAA